The window GTAGAAATCTGGTTATTCAGAGCCAGCAATTTGCTGACGAATTTCATCCCGCAACTAGAAAAGATGGTTTCGGGGTCCCTGTGGTGTGGCTGAATGTAGCGCAGTCCGCCCACAGCCTTCAGTCAGTAAATTATTTAGAGCTTCGGAAGATGGTCGAGGTAACTTGCTTCCAAGCCACTGCACTAGATAGGCATGTAGTAGTCAGCCCAGAATGCTTTTCTTCTTTACTAAAATACTATTTCTGATAAATGGGGAATTACGTCGTTTTGTGCAGCATAGACCCAGCATGAGGCTTTTTAAGGTATCCACCTACGTCGCTATGGAAATATGTCCAAGGTCAAACATCAGGACTAGAGACACTACAATCTTGGTGAACCCCCTTCTATCTTTCTTTCAGTTTGGTACTTTAGCAAAGAGGAAATTTCCATGAAGGTACTCAAATTCCTTTTCCACCAAAGgaattaattaaaaacttaatCGAGCAACTTCTCTTTCAGGAGAACAGTTGTATGCAGATAAATCCGTTTCTTTATAAGTTTCACTTATACCGTAAGTTGCTTATGGGTTAATTCTCAGTTTTCTTCTTATCTCAAGTCCCAGCAGGGCAGCATAGTATCAGTGAAAGGCTCTCTCACAGAAGTTAATTGTAGCCACATGCCAGTTTGAGTGAAGTGAAGTGAGCAAGCACAATAAGATTTGCAAGAAACTATTGCCAAGAAAAATAAGAGAAGTTGTAATGTCTATATTATGCACTCGTAACAGGCCAGTAGCACATACCAAGCCATGCTTTTAATCAAAAGCTTACTTCTTAGGCATAGCCAAAAAATgcatttccatttttttttttttggctttctcACTCAAATCTTAATGAGGTTAATTTCAGACTAGATTTATCATCATTAAGAGTTACGGATTTCCTGCAGATATTATCTAGCCATCCAACAACTGTGGAAAACATGCGAATTTTGGCTGAAAGAGCGAAGCACAAAGTGAAAAACTTCATTGGAAATAAACCTGCTCTACATGATAAATTTTTTCCTGTAACCAGTTTAATGGAGATATTCCATAATAGGGATTATCAATTGAAGTGAAACTTGCTCCTTACAAAAGTCAATTGAActgaataatatatatattaaaatccTGGCTAGAGTCTGTTCGGTTTTCCAATAAAGGGGAACTCAAGGCGAACAAAAAAATTGAGATCTCAAAATTTCATACCATTGTGGAATATGAAGCAGTTAGGAAGCTCGAACCacttgattagggattcattCTTCGCATAGCGTGGAAGAATTCCAAAACGAGCCTTCTTTGTGGGGTCAAAGCTGTATACCAGCtttttatttttcaccatttCCTAAAAATACATAACTCATTAATCAGCTGAATTCACTTTCATAATTAATTTTgactgaaaacataaggaaaaTTTCAAGTGGTATCAGGAGAGTAAAGCTACTCTCTATAATATAAATTAATAGAAAGAAGCTGTAAAGGTGGCATACCTTTGGTTTGAAGTACAACGGAAGATCCATCATAATTGAATAATTTTCAGTAATAGCAAAATCATGCATCATAACAGATGCTGGTATAGTTATTGGAACAGGATCTTGCATGACACCATCCTTGGATATGACTCTATATGTAGCGTAAGGTGGTGTCTGCGAGTATCCAAAAGTAAACATTTCCCCTGTATGCAAATATATCCAAGTCAAACTATATTCCCATTCCAAAAGAAAAcatatattttccaaaataataTATGAATAAATAAATCATCTTTACTCCCAAGCTTTATTTTACATTCATATTTGGTTTCGTTGTACGCTTGAACAAAATGCAGCTGACACAGTAATAGCATCAAGTGGAGGAAGCCAGCACATGAAATGGAAAGGATACAGGGGAATGATGAGTGATACCCACAGTTGATCGTTGTTCCATTTCTTAAAAGTTTAGCATAGCATTCTATATGAACAAAGGATTGGAAGCAACAATAATGTCCTATTTATTCCCATAATTTGTAGGCAGATTCACACGACTGTTCTCTTACCAGTTACAGGGTCAACCTTCGGGTGAGCAGTAAAGGAATGTTGCAACCTTTTATCATAATCCAGCATGCCAAGCGTTTGAAGGTCTCCATCCTCCAGAACTTTAACAACATCTGTGAACGGGATTTTCATTTTGCCAATACGTAGaaggaaaacaatcaaaaaaaatcaaatcattgTTTGGCAGTTTGAATACATATAAAATAATTTCTGAGACTTAAAAGGGTACAATATAAATGGAAAAAAAGTGATTAACTCTAAGATGTCAAAGAAAAATTGACAACATATTCAGGCTAGCAAGCAATTAGATTATAGATAGCTTAAATTTCTCAGTTAATAGATCAAATGGAGAAGAGACTTACATGGTTTATCACCCTCATGAAGAGCCAAAAGCTTCCCGTGGTGATATATCATAGCTGTATTAGCTGAAAGAAGGTGAAAAAAGCTCATTTCCTCTTCCTAAGTCTCACACAGGCATACAAAAAACACACATCTATGCATATCATTCTTCAAGAGATTCAGTTCCTTCATAACAAAATGTTGTTGCAAATATAACCAGCAAGATAACAACATCATACAAGCTCAAACCTTGTTGACCTACCTGCGCCATTTCCGTAAGAAGTGTCCAAAACTTTCAGCTTTTCCCTGAGCATGTAAATGTATACTGAGAACAACCCGAACAGCCCTTTAAGATCTCCAATCTGCAAATGCAGTAGTAAAGACTAAACAATATACAAAGAAATTGCTGCTTGACACAGTAACAGCATCAATTTGAAGATTAAGAATGCATCTAACATCAGAATGTTCCAGGTAAGCAATTGGTTCAGAACCATTCTAAACATCTTTTTACTCATAACAGGTCAAACTAAGAACAATTTGATGgtttaacattgaataagaaTGCATCCAATTTAGCTATGAGGTGAATCCAGGTAAGTGATTGGATATTCAGAACCATTCTATACGTTTTTTTACTCATAACAGGTTAAATTAATAACAAGTAGACCAAGAACTATGTGTAGGTCATTTCAGTGGAAAATCATTTTAATTGCAAAATTACCATAATACTAATGTGAAGACAGAAATGCTGAAAGTTGTCTCTTTCCATCATTTCATCTTTTGAAGCATAATGATCCTTTTATCTGGGAGAGCAAAATCAATAATCATCAAATTTCAACCAGCTTCTCTTCCCCCGATTCGTCTACTCTGCTTTCTGATTGCCTAACAGgaactttcgttttgtaaaaatTGCTTTCTAAAACTTGTAGACCGTAATAAAGCACAGCAAATAACTAATACTCACCAACCTAAAAATTTTGGTAGTGTTACTGTTCATCACACCAAGTAAACTTTCCAAcatttaattttggcatttttaagtTTTCTAGTTTTATTGCTCATATTGAAAAGATTGccagtaagactcagatggttcgggcacattcagaggaggagcactgatgcaccggtgaggaggtgtgagcgactggctgtggtgggcacgcagagaggtagagggcgacctaagaagtattggggagaggtgatcagacaggacatggcgcgacttaggattactgaggacatggcccttgacagggaattatggaggtcgagcattaaggttgtaggttaggggaaagttgtgaatatttctacagcacaatagagtgagactagccagttaggagttagactaagaatgtcattggtcgtctattgatccAGGGCTTTACCtactagttttactataccagccatctatttcgtatttcgtattctgtatttcatatctcttgtattgctgttattttattatgcatttttatggtactaatatatcggctcatgttgcttttttgagccgagggtctcctggaaacagcctctctacccttcggggtaggggtaaggtctgcgtacatattaccctccccagaccccacttgtgggattatactgggtcgttgttgttgttgtattgaaaAGATTGCCAGTCTTTACATTCTCCTTCAATTGAGTCCCAAAAGAAGAGGTAAAATTTCTTCTTCACTATTCCTTCAGAATATTGTTGACATGCTTGAACTACATTCTCATCCTGTATTCTatatcctcttcttctttttttccattCCCTACTTTTGGTAATGATCCTTATTCGATACGATGAGGATGACAGAGTATGTCATACAACATCTGAATGTCACATGTTGATTTTCCAATACTTAGTTAACAACTTATGCTAGTTTTCTAGATAAAGGAACCTCAATTATGCAAGAAAAGCTCAATGGTTCAAAAAATAAAGGACAGATGATTACATTAAGTTCAAGAAACTTCAAATGTATATTGTTTGATGTTCCATAGAATAAAAGAttaacaaaacaaagaaatttgaGAGTAAGAACTTCAAAACAAATGTACACCTTCATAAACTTAGCTCCTCCAAAGAACTCTTCTTGCTTAAGACGAGATGTCCTCACAAAACGTGAGACATATGTTGCTTTTCCATCCTTAATTTGCAAGCCATGAATCATGCTGAAGGAAAAATAAAGTTAATCAAGGTAACATTTTTCTTGATGTCATACAATACGAGGATATTTTCCTTCACATTCAACATGTGCTCCTCCACATATCAAAAGCAGCATGAAACACAGAAATGTAGATACACCAAACAAATTTTGTTGTCACTGGAAAAAGGCAAATTGAACTAAGATAATGAACAAAGCTGGCCATGATATTAAGAAATGTGCCAATCATCAATCATTTTTATTCAGAATACCTAGCAACAAGCATCTTCCCCTGTATACCATATCTGACTCTGGTTAAAATGACATAGTATTATTTAACTAAAAGTTTAAGGAGCCACACACAAGGTCGACAAATCATACGAAGTTATCACTTAAGAAAAGAGTACAACAACATGAATGAGTTCTTCAAAGATTAAAAGGTTATCAAGTGGGGATTCCTTGCCTCATTAAATAATACCAGGTAGCTGATTAATCACATGAAATGCAATAATCTAATCCAGTTTCAGCAAAATAAATTGACATTGTTCTTGCTCAAAACGAGTGCAAGAGTAGAATACTAGTGGCACTTCTTTTCCAAAATGATTTGTGACAATTTACTATGTAAGTGAAAAGCCAAGTCTGCAAAAGACATACCCATCACCGTCAAACCTGCACAGATAAAAAGCAAGGATGAGTTTCAATACTAGCAATTTTTAACTGAATCTCTTCACTAACAAAGAGCGCAGAAGAATATAATATATATGTCAATGAACAAGAACGACAAATTCTTTTATTATGTAACCTCAGAGATTGTATTTGTTTTATAGTAGGAAAGGGGGAAGAAGAGAAGGAACGAAAAGATAGTGATGGAAATAGGTTATGAAGCAAAGAAAATACCAGTGATATCCAGCTACTGGAGCAAATTTTGGATTTGGACCAACCCTGACAAACTCACCATTTAGGCACTCCTGTCATGCAAAGTTCATCATGGATTATTAGATTTCAGCGAAGCCAACTAGCTTAATCCATCATATAATGAAGATCTTAGAACTAAAGTTGTTTCGGATATGTTCTTCTTTATAATAAAGATTAAGGAAACAACAATCTGTTCACCCCAATCAGTTTTCATAATGCAAACCTGAAAGAATTATGGGGACAAATGGAAGTGGAGAAACAACCAAAGGATGAAATATCAACTGATTAGTATTTTGTATGAAGTAAAACCTTTTGTTATTCATCTTATTTTTCCACCCTTCACAGC is drawn from Nicotiana tabacum cultivar K326 chromosome 22, ASM71507v2, whole genome shotgun sequence and contains these coding sequences:
- the LOC107830214 gene encoding carotenoid 9,10(9',10')-cleavage dioxygenase 1-like isoform X2, whose product is MIHGLQIKDGKATYVSRFVRTSRLKQEEFFGGAKFMKIGDLKGLFGLFSVYIYMLREKLKVLDTSYGNGAANTAMIYHHGKLLALHEGDKPYVVKVLEDGDLQTLGMLDYDKRLQHSFTAHPKVDPVTGEMFTFGYSQTPPYATYRVISKDGVMQDPVPITIPASVMMHDFAITENYSIMMDLPLYFKPKEMVKNKKLVYSFDPTKKARFGILPRYAKNESLIKWFELPNCFIFHNANAWEEGDDVVLITCRLQNPDLDAINGTEKEQQRDGFTNELYEMRFNMKTGLASQKKLSESAVDFPRVNENYTGRKQRYVYGTILNHMAKITGVVKFDLHAEPETGKTKLEVGGNVLGIFDLGPGRFGSEAIFVPCQPGTECEEDDGYLILFVHDENTGKSSVNVIDAKTMSAEPVAVVELPKRVPYGFHAFFVTEEQIQEQAKL